Proteins from a single region of Hordeum vulgare subsp. vulgare chromosome 6H, MorexV3_pseudomolecules_assembly, whole genome shotgun sequence:
- the LOC123406002 gene encoding 39S ribosomal protein L41-A, mitochondrial-like, whose protein sequence is MPLGLILSSIGRSMRRKRTSSLNILSSKRAPRDYYKGKNCKPTGFHTRKGGYVMVDAKLPRFVVPDLTDFKLKPYVSQCAKDDLGASSTENKS, encoded by the exons ATGCCTCTGGGGCTGATACTGAGCTCGATCGGGAGGTCGATGCGGCGGAAGCGGACGTCCTCGCTCAACATCCTCTCCTCCAAGAGGGCGCCCCGGGATTACTACAAGGGCAAGAACTGCAAGCCCACCGGGTTCCACACCCGCAAAG GTGGCTATGTGATGGTCGATGCAAAGTTACCAAGATTCGTTGTCCCTGACTTGACTGATTTCAAG TTGAAGCCTTATGTATCACAATGTGCCAAGGACGACCTCGGAGCCTCCTCAACTGAAAACAAGAGCTGA